The genomic region CCCATTCGGCGCGGGGCTTATCGCTCTCCAACCCGAGGGCGTTCAACACGATGAACTCGGCGAGTACACCCCGAAGCGCGTTGCTGAGGAGATCGGAGGCGCTCCAGCGCCAGAAGTCCCGCAGGCAGAACGGCAGCGTCCTCCCTTCGACGGTGAAGGGCTCGTCGCCGGAGTGGATCTTGGTGTCCATCCTGCCAGCGTACATCACGCGAGACCTCGTGTGCAGTTGCCCTATACTCCCGGTATGACCGTCGGCCGCCTCCACCTCGGTACCTCCTCCTGGTCCTCGCCGGACTGGGTCGGGCCGTTCTACCCGCCCGGGACACCGCCCGAGCGGTTCATCGAGCACTACGCCACCGTCTACGACACGGTCGAGATCGACTCTACCTACTACCGGATGCCGACCAAGGCGAACGTCGAGGCGTGGCGCAGCCGCACGCCCGAGGGGTTCACGTTCGCGGTGAAGACGCCGGGGGTGATCACGCACGAAAAGGCGCTCGTCGACGTCGGCGACGACATGGCCCACTTCCTGGAGGTGATCGGCGGGCTCGGATCGCGCCTTGGTCCGGTGCTGCTCCAGTTCCCGTACTTCAACAAGCAGGCGTTCGCGTCCCCTGCCCCGTTCCTCGAACGACTCGACGCCTTCCTCGGCACCCTGCCACGAGAGGCGCGCTTCGCCGTCGAGGTGCGGAACAAGGCATGGGTGAAGAAGCCGCTCGTCGAGCTGTGCCGCACCCACCGCGTTGCGCTCGCGTGGGTCGAGCAGGCATGGATGCCGTCTGCGGCCGAGTGGCCGAAGCTTACCGGCGGCCCGACGACCGACTTCGCGTACGTGCGCTTCCTGGGAGACCGCAAGAAGATCGAGGAGCTGACGAAGACTTGGGACAAGATGGTCATCGACCGCAGCGCCGTGCTCGCCGACTGGGTGCCGGTGATCCGCGGCATGATCGACAACGGCGTGTACACGTACGCCTACTTCAACAACCACTTCGCGGGGCACGCGCCGGAGAGCGCGGAGATGTTCCGGAAATTGTGGTCGGGATCCGTGTCCTCTCCGCGCGCTCCGGCATCGACATGCGGTCCGCCGCCGCGCTAAAATCCACGCCAATGGCACGTCGCGTCACCGGGAAGGTCTCCCGGTTCGGCGGGCGCGGGTTCGGGTTCATCGAGTCCCGCGAGCTGGACCGTGCGGCGTGGTTTCATGTGCGACTCCTCCGCGACGTCGAGGCGGTTCCCCAGGTCGGCGACGAGGTCGAGTTCGACGTGCTCACGCTGCCGGACGGCCGCATCCAGGCGCACGACGTCGCGCCAGCCGGCTCAGGCCCCCGCCCGGCAACGCGCCAATCGGAGTCGCCCACGGCGCGATCACCCCTGCGCGCCCGACTCCAGCTCCCGTTGTCGCTCGTGGAGGACCTCCGCAAGGAGATAGCTACAGCCGGGGTTGAGCCCGCGAAATCGACTCTCGTCGCCGTCGCGGAACCCGCCCCCGAGTCCATCGCCGTCCCAGAGGCACCCCCCGAAGAGCCGCCGGCCGAGGTCGTGGACGTCGAGCCCACCGAGCCGCCGAGGCCCGGTTCCATGGGCGAGCGCGTGCAGGAGATCCTGGGCGACACAAAACGCAAGCGCACAGAGGTGGAAGCCGCCGCCGATCAGCTCGAAGCGGAGTGTCGCTTGTCCGAGGAGCGCATCGCACTGGTCAGAGCAGACGCCGAGCGCCGCATCCGGAAGATCATCGAGGAGCGCGAGGAGAAGGAGCATAGAGCCGAGCAACTCCGGGCCGAGGCGGCGCTCATCGTTGTGAAGCCCGAGGAGCGGCGGGCGGCGTGGTCCACAGCGCTACGTGAGCGGAGCGCCGGGATCACGGCGACGCTCGTCGACCGCGCGCGTGCCCTGCGCGACCGCGAGACCGCGCGAAAGTCCGCGGTGGTTGCCTTGGGGGAAGCGACGGTCAAGCGCTACGAGGAGGTCCGCCGGCGCGCCCGGGACGTCGATGACCCCATCGCGGCCGAGGCGTACGGGTTCCGGGAGGCCGCGCTGCGCAGCGAGGTCGCCCGGTACGCGGAGGCGCTCGACGCGGCGGAGAAGACGGTGCGGATCGCCATCCCGGTCGCGGTCGCGGCTGCCAGGCAGCAGGTCGTG from Pseudomonadota bacterium harbors:
- a CDS encoding cold shock domain-containing protein — its product is MARRVTGKVSRFGGRGFGFIESRELDRAAWFHVRLLRDVEAVPQVGDEVEFDVLTLPDGRIQAHDVAPAGSGPRPATRQSESPTARSPLRARLQLPLSLVEDLRKEIATAGVEPAKSTLVAVAEPAPESIAVPEAPPEEPPAEVVDVEPTEPPRPGSMGERVQEILGDTKRKRTEVEAAADQLEAECRLSEERIALVRADAERRIRKIIEEREEKEHRAEQLRAEAALIVVKPEERRAAWSTALRERSAGITATLVDRARALRDRETARKSAVVALGEATVKRYEEVRRRARDVDDPIAAEAYGFREAALRSEVARYAEALDAAEKTVRIAIPVAVAAARQQVVAALPLLSADLLRDPCWRVAAAFANAMEQAARDVVEEEGGPPLYGEVDRCIAARLAGDLDVELFELLLGEAWVARPTLTELGIVFEVEKAPSLEFALRDTDDHNHDADEPEGGSLPAMAVRLGLSLSEAVAALIAHGMPFPDDTVEPGVEASLRTLLGASTEEEVREELPAATITRIDRSSPAAIASRMLLKLLRDGRVGGRHTRIEHAYGHHFADNEKQIAHRVAERLLVMGILRKKLNEGTFHVYIDPRKLREVWAIINMSEGAFE
- a CDS encoding DUF72 domain-containing protein, producing the protein MTVGRLHLGTSSWSSPDWVGPFYPPGTPPERFIEHYATVYDTVEIDSTYYRMPTKANVEAWRSRTPEGFTFAVKTPGVITHEKALVDVGDDMAHFLEVIGGLGSRLGPVLLQFPYFNKQAFASPAPFLERLDAFLGTLPREARFAVEVRNKAWVKKPLVELCRTHRVALAWVEQAWMPSAAEWPKLTGGPTTDFAYVRFLGDRKKIEELTKTWDKMVIDRSAVLADWVPVIRGMIDNGVYTYAYFNNHFAGHAPESAEMFRKLWSGSVSSPRAPASTCGPPPR